One stretch of Chryseobacterium sp. LJ668 DNA includes these proteins:
- a CDS encoding T9SS type B sorting domain-containing protein produces MKQFLLIFLLMITGINVSAQRDTEHWIAPFYASSTVTQSLYLSTDSVTPFTVTVFSNNTALGTVTISKNNPQVYTVSPANISATSVSEGFTVINKGLYLNGTKPFYCTLRIVSSTTHAEILTSKGKAGIGKEFYVANTPSPFASTGNNFTAGVLATENNTVVTATWSAISTVAFIGAAPTTNTHTFTLNKGQSFIFAGSGSPAANMSAFIGAKIVSDKPITLTNGNVLGNFGTGTSAGADIILDQSVPTERLGNTFAMVRTRSTTADDIEGGIVIATENNTQVFLNGSTTPAATLNQGQWYRISGSNYLAQGGGAHKNMFISTSKNVYLYQLVSVGNSNATCGFNYIPPLNCFLPRKIDEIGKVNEMPTGAGGASVVASGTSVKLNILTEAGATVTVNGVAPTAAQGPFPLTGNTNWVTYALEPVAGNLTILSNKAVTAGINGGFSTSGYGGYFAGFSSIPLIAKQTGDCIPGLVLEVDDSYDTYQWFRNDIPIPGANSNSFTPTQSGNYTVRITVGSCLPATTPVYKVFTCLQQTTAAKTVCEGYINIVPAFTSSTQTFVPSTVQIVTPPANGTAIINPTTGVIGYVPNFGFVGTDTITYKFCGNAPEFVDCEQITLTLTISESPVVTNATMRSCYLESDIATGLFNLSNAVVNTQPGTTKKYYPSLTDANNQTNEITNFANYIAPNGVVFVRVSNANGCYRVAQITLVVLPPVKSTVLIDKEICIEDKTTLDAGPGFDGYQWSTGATTQTITDVSVGTYSVILKTGDCFTKQTVTVYPTKQPVISNIEVTSNDITVFVVGGTAPYKYSTDNINWQDSNVFTDLTRGDTTVYVKDSFDCTPIVVTITIPNIVNVITPNGDGVNDVLDYSALAHKPNLILGIFDRYGVKIFEGNKDTGFKWDGTINKTKKVSTGNYWFSITWNESKNKTPIKFSGWILVKNRE; encoded by the coding sequence ATGAAACAATTTCTACTCATTTTTCTTTTAATGATTACCGGCATCAATGTTTCTGCTCAAAGAGACACCGAACATTGGATCGCCCCGTTCTATGCATCATCTACTGTTACACAATCACTTTATCTGTCTACAGATTCGGTAACACCTTTTACGGTCACTGTGTTTAGTAACAATACTGCTTTAGGAACAGTCACCATCAGTAAAAACAATCCTCAGGTTTATACAGTTTCTCCTGCTAACATCTCAGCCACGAGTGTATCAGAAGGTTTTACTGTTATTAACAAAGGTTTATATTTGAATGGAACCAAGCCATTTTATTGTACACTGAGAATCGTCAGCAGTACCACGCATGCAGAAATTCTTACCAGTAAAGGCAAGGCAGGGATTGGTAAAGAATTTTACGTTGCCAATACCCCATCTCCTTTTGCCAGTACCGGAAATAATTTTACTGCAGGAGTTTTAGCAACAGAAAACAATACTGTGGTAACTGCCACTTGGAGCGCAATTTCAACTGTAGCCTTCATTGGAGCTGCCCCAACTACAAATACCCATACCTTTACCTTAAATAAAGGACAGTCTTTTATTTTTGCTGGTTCCGGAAGTCCGGCAGCAAATATGAGTGCCTTCATCGGTGCTAAAATAGTTTCTGACAAACCAATAACTCTTACCAACGGAAACGTACTCGGTAATTTCGGTACAGGAACAAGTGCTGGAGCCGACATTATTCTTGATCAGTCTGTACCGACTGAAAGATTGGGAAATACTTTTGCAATGGTAAGAACCAGATCAACTACAGCAGACGACATAGAAGGAGGTATAGTGATTGCTACTGAAAATAACACGCAGGTATTTCTAAACGGCTCTACTACACCAGCTGCTACCTTAAATCAGGGGCAATGGTACAGAATTTCCGGAAGCAACTATCTTGCACAGGGAGGAGGAGCTCATAAAAATATGTTTATCAGCACTTCAAAAAATGTTTATTTATACCAATTAGTTTCTGTAGGCAACAGCAATGCGACGTGTGGTTTTAACTACATTCCGCCATTAAACTGTTTCTTGCCCAGAAAGATTGACGAAATCGGTAAAGTAAATGAAATGCCAACGGGTGCCGGTGGCGCAAGTGTTGTAGCAAGTGGAACTTCTGTAAAGCTTAATATTTTAACGGAAGCAGGTGCGACTGTAACGGTAAATGGTGTTGCTCCGACTGCTGCTCAAGGCCCATTTCCATTAACCGGGAATACCAACTGGGTAACATACGCATTAGAACCTGTAGCAGGCAATTTAACCATATTATCAAATAAAGCAGTTACTGCAGGAATTAACGGTGGATTCAGCACATCGGGATATGGCGGTTACTTTGCAGGTTTCTCTTCTATTCCGCTTATTGCAAAACAGACAGGAGACTGTATTCCAGGGCTTGTTTTGGAAGTAGATGACAGTTATGATACCTATCAGTGGTTTAGAAATGATATTCCTATTCCTGGAGCAAACAGCAATTCGTTTACTCCTACACAATCAGGAAATTACACGGTAAGAATTACTGTAGGATCTTGTCTTCCTGCCACGACACCTGTTTACAAGGTCTTTACATGTCTTCAGCAAACTACTGCAGCAAAAACAGTATGTGAAGGTTATATAAATATTGTTCCGGCATTTACAAGCTCAACACAAACCTTTGTTCCCAGCACAGTTCAGATTGTTACTCCACCGGCAAATGGTACAGCAATCATCAATCCTACTACAGGAGTGATCGGATATGTTCCGAACTTCGGCTTTGTAGGGACAGACACAATTACTTATAAATTCTGCGGTAATGCACCGGAATTTGTAGATTGTGAGCAAATTACTTTGACATTAACGATCTCAGAAAGCCCTGTTGTAACCAATGCTACAATGAGATCATGCTATCTTGAGTCTGATATTGCGACAGGTTTATTCAATTTATCCAATGCGGTTGTAAATACGCAGCCTGGGACAACTAAAAAATATTACCCGTCACTTACCGATGCAAATAATCAGACGAATGAAATTACAAATTTTGCCAACTACATTGCTCCAAACGGAGTAGTATTCGTGAGAGTGAGTAATGCGAACGGATGTTACAGAGTAGCACAAATTACTTTAGTAGTGCTTCCGCCAGTAAAATCTACCGTATTGATTGACAAAGAAATCTGTATTGAAGACAAAACAACATTAGATGCAGGTCCTGGTTTTGATGGCTACCAATGGAGCACAGGAGCTACAACACAGACTATTACTGATGTAAGTGTAGGAACTTATTCAGTTATATTAAAAACTGGAGATTGTTTCACAAAACAGACAGTAACTGTTTATCCGACAAAACAGCCCGTAATTTCTAATATTGAAGTTACCAGTAATGATATCACCGTATTTGTTGTTGGCGGTACTGCTCCTTACAAATATTCAACCGATAATATCAACTGGCAGGATTCTAATGTATTTACCGATCTTACAAGAGGTGATACAACGGTGTATGTGAAAGATAGTTTTGACTGTACGCCAATTGTGGTTACCATTACAATTCCTAATATTGTAAATGTGATTACCCCAAATGGTGACGGTGTGAATGATGTACTCGATTATTCTGCATTGGCTCACAAACCAAATTTAATTTTGGGAATCTTTGACAGATACGGAGTTAAGATTTTTGAAGGTAATAAAGACACCGGCTTCAAGTGGGATGGTACTATCAACAAGACCAAAAAAGTTTCTACCGGAAATTACTGGTTCAGCATCACCTGGAACGAAAGTAAAAACAAAACTCCGATCAAATTTTCAGGCTGGATTTTGGTTAAAAACAGAGAATAA